Genomic segment of Sphingomonas sp. KRR8:
GTAGTGACGGCGGAGCTTCATCTCGCGATAGACGCCCTCACGCTGCAGCTTCTTCTTGAGCGCCCGCAGCGCCTGGTCGACATTATTGTCGCGAACGATGATCTGCATAAAAGTCCAATCACTCCAATCGTCTGGCGGCCGGCGTCCGGCCAATGCAGAGGAAATCGCGACCCGTCTGGGAGCGCCCAACCACCTGCGCAAAGCAGTTTGCCGCCGCAAGCCTGAGCCGCGGCGCTGGCGGGGCCCATAACAGCGGCACAGCTGCAATTCAACCCGGGCGGGCCTGCCGCCCGCACGATGAAATGAGCAGCGCACGGGATAGAGTGACGCAACCGCAACAATCTGGTTATCGGCCATTAACTCTCTGAAGTGTATAAGGCTTCCTCACTTCTGGAGGGATTCGGATGCAGGTCAACCGTCGGGATATGTTGCGCTGGGGCACCATCGGCGCTGGCGCCGCGATGGTTTCGAGTGCGGCAACCACGGCGGGCCTTCCTGCCGTTGTCTTCGCCCAGCCGGCGACGACAGCGCTTCCGATCATGCCGCAGCCGACGGTTCCCGCCGCGCCTGCCCTGCTGCCGGGGATCGACCCGGTCCTGCTGCAAAAGGCGAAGGCGGCGCTCGACGTGCACAGCCGCACCGGCCGGGTTTCGGCCCGCGACACGATCGGCATCGTCGATTTCAACAAGGCGAGCCGCGAGTCGCGTTTTCACCTCGTCGACCTGATGAACGGCACGGTGGACAGCCACCTGGTCGCCCACGGCCGCGGCTCGGACCCCGACCATTCCGGGTTCGTGGAGATGTTCTCCAACCTGCCGGGCTCGGAGGCGACCAGCAATGGCGCGTATGCCACGGCGGAATATTACCAGGGCAAGTACGGCCTCTCGATGAAGGTGCGCGGGCTTGATCCGAGCAACTGCAACGCCGAGCAGCGCGCCATCGTCATCCACAACGCCTGGTACGCCGAGCCGGAGATGATCGCCGAACATGGCAAGCTTGGCCGCTCCGAGGGCTGTTTCGCCTTCAGCCATGCGAGCCAGTGGGAAGTGATGCGGCGCCTGGCGGGCGCGCGCATGATCTACGCCGACAAGATCGCCTAAGAGTTTCTCGAGCGGGCAAGAGAAAAGGGCCGCGCCTCCATCGAGGCGCGGCCCTTGTTATTTGACGTCCACTTACTTGGCGGCGGTCTGGGTCGGCTTGGCGGCAGCCGGAGTCGTGGGCGTGCGATCGTTGAGCGCCGCCAGCACCGCGCCGTCGCGCCCGTAGAGGTCGGTGTACTGGACGAGGTTACCGTCGGTCAGCGCGGCCGTGCTGAAGTAGACGATATAGACGGGCACCGGCTTCACGAAGTTCGCCTGCACCGTCTTGCCGCTGGCCAGCGCGGCATCGATCCTGTCCTGCGTCCACTCACCGCCATCGTCACCCAGCAGCTCGGCCGCCAGGTCGAGGATGTTCTCGGTCCGGATGCAGCCGTGGCTGAGGAAGCGCGCGCGCGAGTCGAACAGGCCGCGGTTGCTGGTGTCGTGCAGGTAGATGTTCTGCGGGTTCTGCATGACGAACTTGATCTTGCCGAGCGCATTGCGCGGGCCCGGCGGCTGGCGCCAGCGCTGAACCTTGCCGTCCTTGCCGCGCACCGCGACATAGCCGGGCTTGCCGGCCGCCTCGCCCGAGATGGACGGCGGGACCTCCCACCACGGATTGAGGATCACGCCCGTCGCGTTGACCGCGAGCTGCGGCGTCGGGGTCTTGGTCGCACCCGCGATGGCGCGGTGCTTCCAGCGGGTCTGGCTATTCTCCACCAGGGTGGCGAACTGGCCCGGCACGTTGACGATGATGTAGCGCTGGCCAAGGTCGCGCGGCAGCCAGCGCCAGCGGTCCATGTTCAGCCGGATCTTGTCGATGGCGGTCCGGTCCGTCGGCTTTGCCAGCGCGAGAGCCTGGCGGAGCGAACCATATTGTGGGTGGGTCGGCAGCAGGCCGTTCAGCATCTCGGTCACGCGGCCACCGGCGGCTGCGGAGGTCAGCAACTGGTCGAGCCGGCCATTGTCGAGATCCGGGTCCTTCACGAACCACTGGGTCCGGGCGGAGCGCGGGACATGGCCGAGCGCGAGATCCCGGCCGAGCTTGCGGAAGCTGTCGGTCGCGACCTGCGCCAGCACCAGCGGGTCGCCGCCGCGAATTGCCGCGTCGAGCCTGGCCGGATCATAGTCGCTGGGGTCGAGCCCTTCGCGCCCGATCCCGCGGATATAGGTCAGCAGCTCCTGCGCGGCGGACGCCTGCCACACGGGCGGCGGCATCTCGACCGGAGCGACGGGCACGGGTGCGACGGGAGTCGCGGCGGCAGGCGCCAGCGGATCGGTGGTGGTGCGCGGCGTCACGACCGGCGGCACCTGCGCCGGAGCAGGGGTCCGCACGACCGGCGGCACCACCGGCGCGACCTGCGCCACCGCCATCACCGGAACCGACACCGCTGAAACCAGCAGCAAAGCCATCGTCACACGCGCGTTCATGTTGCCCAACCCATTGTTTTTGCGAAACGAACTTTCGAAAAGGTGAAGCCGCCTCGCGAGCCTTCTGCCCGCTCGAGGCCATATCAAACATGAACAGCCCGAGCCAGTGTCGCGCGCCGGCAACACTGGCGGACCCAATCACCGTTTCTTAAAAGCTTGGGGTCCAGGATGGTGAATCGAAGGGGAACCAAGGATGGACATGTACGCTCATCCCGGCATGACAGGCGCGTCGGACCAGAGTTGGCCGCGCACTCCGGAGTCCATGTCCGTGTCGATCACCGCGCGCATCGCGAGCGAGGACAGTGCAGTCGCCGATCGCCGCCGCGCCGACCGCGCGCCGGTGGATGTGGAGGCGCGCGTCCGCGAACTGGGCGACGAGGGTTGCGAGGCGCGGGTGCTCAACATCTCGGCCACCGGCTTCATGGCCGAAACCAACGACGACTTCATGGTGGGCGCGCGGATCTGGCTGATCATGCCCGGGCGGGAACGGGCCAACGCCCTGGTCCGCTGGAGTGAGGGCAATCGCATCGGCGCGGAGTTCGCCGAGCCGGTCGACGTGGCCGAACTGCTCCGCGTCTAAGGCCTCGCCAGGGCGCGCCGGACCGTCGGCAGGATCCCGGTCACAATCCGCTTGATGCCTTCGAAATTGGGATGGATTCCATCGGCGATCGCGAGGGAGCGGTTGCCCGCCACGCCTTGCAGGAAGAAGGGGTAGAGCGTCGCCCCATGCTTGCGCGCAAGCGCCGGGAAGATGCCGTCGAACTGGCGCCGGTAGGCCGGATCCATGTTCGGGGCCGCAAGCATCCCCGCCACCAGCACGGGAATGCCGCGCTTCCTGAGCTCGGCGATGATCGTTTCGAGATTGGCCCCGGTGATGCTGGGGTCGACCCCGCGCAGCATGTCGTTGGCGCCCAGCTCCACGATCGCCAGGTCCGGTTTGCGGGGAAGGCCCGACAGCGTCCATCCGAGCCGCGCCCGCCCGCCCGAGCTGGTGTCGCCGGAAACGCCCGCGTCATGCACCGTCGCCTTGATGCCCTGGCGCCGAAGTGCCGCCTGCAGCTGCGGCGCGAAGCCGAGACCGGGCCCGAGGCCATAGCCCGCCGTCAGGCTGTCGCCGAAGGCGAGGATCAGCGGCGCATCGGTCATGGGGGTCGGTGGCGCGGCGTTCGCCGGTGTGGCGGCAACGGCGAGCAGGGGCAGGAACCATTTGAACATGGCCTTGCATCTAGGTGCTTGTCGCTGGCCTGCAACGTTCCTAGCTGCAAGCGAGCATGGCCGAACCCCTGATCGAGATCGCCGACGTCCACCTGACCCTCGGCGACGGTGAGGCCCGCACCGACATTTTGCGCGGCATCGACCTGCGCCTCCACGAAGGCGAGAGCGTAGCCATCCTCGGCCCGTCTGGCTCGGGCAAGAGCTCCATGCTGGCGGTGATCGCCGGTCTTGAGCGGGCGACCTCGGGCCGGGCCATCGTGCTGGGCGCGGACGTCGGCGCTCTCGACGAAGACGCGCTGGCCCGCCTGCGGGGAGCGCGGATCGGCATCGTCCTGCAGGCCTTCCATCTGCTGCCGACCATGACCGCGCTGGAGAATGTCATGGTGCCGATGGAGCTGGCGGGCGTGGCCGACCCGCGGGGTCGCGCCGCCGCCGAGCTCACCGCCGTCGGCCTCGGCCACCGGCTGGATCATTATCCCACTCAGCTGTCGGGCGGTGAGCAGCAGCGGGTCGCCATCGCCCGCGCCACCGCGCCGCGTCCGCGCCTGCTGCTGGCCGATGAGCCCACCGGCAACCTTGACGCGACCACCGGCAAGCAGATCGTCGACCTGTTGTTCGAGCGGGTCCGCGCCGCTGGGGCCGGCCTCTTGGTCATCACGCACGATCCCGCGGTGGCCGAGCGCGCCGACCGCATCGTCCGAATCGCCGACGGCCGGATCGTCGCGGGATGAGCGCTTTCGCGCTGGCCCGCCGGGACCTGCGCGGGGGTATCGGCTCGCTCTGGCTGCTGCTGGCCTGCCTGACCATCGCGGTGGCGGGCCTGGCCTCCGTCACCAGCCTCGCCAGCGCCATCAACGTCGCGCTGGCGCAGAATAGCAGAGCGCTGCTGGGCGGCGACCTCATGCTTTCCACCTCGCAGCGGAGCGCCAGCCCGGCCGAGCGGCAGGCGATGGAGGCCCTTGGCCGGGTCGAGGAGAGCATGACTACCCGCGCCAATCTTAATACCGCCCAAGGCAGCGCGCTGGTGGAGCTGTCGGGCGTTCCGGCGGACTGGCCGCCAGGCGGCGCGGTGACCTTTGACGCCGGCCGCATGCCGCGGGAAGGCGAAGCGGCGATCGGGCGCGAGCTGGCCGACCGGGTCGGGCTGCGCCCGGGCGACCCGGTCACCCTCGGCTTCGCCCGGTTCCGCGTCGCCGGGATCATCCGCCGGATGCCCGCCGCGGCCGGCTTCGCGCTCGCCCCCCCGGTGCTGGTCAGTCCCGAGGGCCTGGCGGCGACGCGCCTGGTCCAGCCCGGCAGCCTTTATACCAGCAGCTATCGCCTGCTGCTCCCCGACGGTGCGGACGGGGTGGCGATCGGCAAGGCTTTCCAGCAGCGCTTCCCCGACGGGGGCTGGCGCGCGCTCGACAAGGGCGATGCCGCCGGCGGCACTCGCCGGTTCGTGGACAATGTCGGCCAGTTGATGCTGCTGATCGCGCTTGGAGCGCTCGGCATCGGCAGCATCGGGGTCGCCAGCGCTGTCAGCGCTTTCGCCGCCGCTCGGCGAAGCCGGATTGCCGTGCTGAAGATCCTTGGCGCGACCCGCCGCACCCTGGCGCCGATGCTTGGCCTGTCCGTCGCCCTGCTCGCTGGGCTCGCCATCCTGATTGGCCTGGCGGTCGGCGCGCTGACGCCGCTGCTGGTCGGTCAGGTCGTCGGCGACCTGCTGCCGATCCGGCCCGACCCGGCGCCGCAGTGGACCGCACTGTTGCTGAGCGCCGCATTCGGCCTGCTGATCACGCTGGCGGCCGGTTGGCGCCCGGTCGCGCGGGCGATCGCCGACCGGCCGGCGCCGGTGCTTCGCGGCGAAGTCGGTGGCACGGCCGCCGAAACGCGCGCCTGGCGCTCGCTTCTGGTTCCGGCCCTTGCCACCCTGGCGGCCGCGGCGCTGGCGGTGGGGACGTCGGGTAACGGCAAGCTGACGCTCTACGCCATTGGCTTCGGCCTGCTGCTCGCGGGCCTGTTCGGCTTGCTCGGCTGGCTGATCCGGCGGCTAGCACGGCTTGCGGCGGGTCGCGGGGGGCCGGTCATCCGGCTCGGCATCGCGGCGCTGCATCGTCCTGGTAGCGCGACCGTCCGGCTCAGCATTGCGCTTGGCCTTGGCCTGTCGTTGCTGGTGGCGCTGAGCGGCATTGGCTCGAGCCTGAGGAACGAGCTTGCCGCCGACATTCCCGCCAAGGCGCCCGCCCTGTTCCTGCTTGACCTTCCCGCTGACCAGGAGGGCCATTTCCGCGCGCTCGCCGCCCGCAGCCAACCCGGCGCGGACCTGCGGCTGGTCCCGTCGCTGCGGGGCCCGGTCACGGCGGTGAACGGCCGGCCCGTGGCCGAGATGACCGTGCCCGAAGGCGCGTGGATCCTGCGGGGCGACCGGGGCCTGACCTTCGCCGCCGACCTGCCGGTCGGGAACAAGGTCGTGGCGGGCGAGTGGTGGCCTCGTGACTACCGCGGGCCGCCGCTGGTGTCGCTCGACGCCGACGCCGGCAAGGCGCTG
This window contains:
- the rpsU gene encoding 30S ribosomal protein S21, yielding MQIIVRDNNVDQALRALKKKLQREGVYREMKLRRHYEKPSEKRARERAAAIRRARKLERKRVEREGGR
- a CDS encoding murein L,D-transpeptidase catalytic domain family protein — protein: MQVNRRDMLRWGTIGAGAAMVSSAATTAGLPAVVFAQPATTALPIMPQPTVPAAPALLPGIDPVLLQKAKAALDVHSRTGRVSARDTIGIVDFNKASRESRFHLVDLMNGTVDSHLVAHGRGSDPDHSGFVEMFSNLPGSEATSNGAYATAEYYQGKYGLSMKVRGLDPSNCNAEQRAIVIHNAWYAEPEMIAEHGKLGRSEGCFAFSHASQWEVMRRLAGARMIYADKIA
- a CDS encoding L,D-transpeptidase family protein; this translates as MNARVTMALLLVSAVSVPVMAVAQVAPVVPPVVRTPAPAQVPPVVTPRTTTDPLAPAAATPVAPVPVAPVEMPPPVWQASAAQELLTYIRGIGREGLDPSDYDPARLDAAIRGGDPLVLAQVATDSFRKLGRDLALGHVPRSARTQWFVKDPDLDNGRLDQLLTSAAAGGRVTEMLNGLLPTHPQYGSLRQALALAKPTDRTAIDKIRLNMDRWRWLPRDLGQRYIIVNVPGQFATLVENSQTRWKHRAIAGATKTPTPQLAVNATGVILNPWWEVPPSISGEAAGKPGYVAVRGKDGKVQRWRQPPGPRNALGKIKFVMQNPQNIYLHDTSNRGLFDSRARFLSHGCIRTENILDLAAELLGDDGGEWTQDRIDAALASGKTVQANFVKPVPVYIVYFSTAALTDGNLVQYTDLYGRDGAVLAALNDRTPTTPAAAKPTQTAAK
- a CDS encoding PilZ domain-containing protein yields the protein MDMYAHPGMTGASDQSWPRTPESMSVSITARIASEDSAVADRRRADRAPVDVEARVRELGDEGCEARVLNISATGFMAETNDDFMVGARIWLIMPGRERANALVRWSEGNRIGAEFAEPVDVAELLRV
- a CDS encoding arylesterase gives rise to the protein MTDAPLILAFGDSLTAGYGLGPGLGFAPQLQAALRRQGIKATVHDAGVSGDTSSGGRARLGWTLSGLPRKPDLAIVELGANDMLRGVDPSITGANLETIIAELRKRGIPVLVAGMLAAPNMDPAYRRQFDGIFPALARKHGATLYPFFLQGVAGNRSLAIADGIHPNFEGIKRIVTGILPTVRRALARP
- a CDS encoding ABC transporter ATP-binding protein, yielding MAEPLIEIADVHLTLGDGEARTDILRGIDLRLHEGESVAILGPSGSGKSSMLAVIAGLERATSGRAIVLGADVGALDEDALARLRGARIGIVLQAFHLLPTMTALENVMVPMELAGVADPRGRAAAELTAVGLGHRLDHYPTQLSGGEQQRVAIARATAPRPRLLLADEPTGNLDATTGKQIVDLLFERVRAAGAGLLVITHDPAVAERADRIVRIADGRIVAG
- a CDS encoding FtsX-like permease family protein, which translates into the protein MSAFALARRDLRGGIGSLWLLLACLTIAVAGLASVTSLASAINVALAQNSRALLGGDLMLSTSQRSASPAERQAMEALGRVEESMTTRANLNTAQGSALVELSGVPADWPPGGAVTFDAGRMPREGEAAIGRELADRVGLRPGDPVTLGFARFRVAGIIRRMPAAAGFALAPPVLVSPEGLAATRLVQPGSLYTSSYRLLLPDGADGVAIGKAFQQRFPDGGWRALDKGDAAGGTRRFVDNVGQLMLLIALGALGIGSIGVASAVSAFAAARRSRIAVLKILGATRRTLAPMLGLSVALLAGLAILIGLAVGALTPLLVGQVVGDLLPIRPDPAPQWTALLLSAAFGLLITLAAGWRPVARAIADRPAPVLRGEVGGTAAETRAWRSLLVPALATLAAAALAVGTSGNGKLTLYAIGFGLLLAGLFGLLGWLIRRLARLAAGRGGPVIRLGIAALHRPGSATVRLSIALGLGLSLLVALSGIGSSLRNELAADIPAKAPALFLLDLPADQEGHFRALAARSQPGADLRLVPSLRGPVTAVNGRPVAEMTVPEGAWILRGDRGLTFAADLPVGNKVVAGEWWPRDYRGPPLVSLDADAGKALNLKVGDTLTVAVLGRPITARIASFRTIDWRSFGFNFAIIFAPGTLEHAPYTLMATVAPGAGRSTAGFERALASELPMVSVIRVSEVVTRVQEILGAMNAAITLATLIAILIGVAVLAGAVAATRASRARESVLLKLVGATRRQILSAQLIEFAAMSGAVAMLSFLLGTAAAWAVVTRLFTLSFKPDWVGLVALPLAGVLVAILTALAAAWPALRVRPAVALRSL